In the genome of Pseudomonas putida, one region contains:
- the truA gene encoding tRNA pseudouridine(38-40) synthase TruA: MDINDIAAAESAAEGYSRIALGVEYKGSRYRGWQRQASGVPSVQQALEQALSTVANEPISVICAGRTDAGVHGCGQIVHFDTRAVRDERAWTMGTNFNLPNDISVTWARPMPADFHARFKAMARRYRYVIYNDPIRPAHLAEEVTWNHRPLDVERMAEAAQFLLGTHDFSAFRASQCQAKSPIKHIYHLRVTRHGKMIVLDVRATAFLHHMVRNIAGVLMTIGAGERPVTWAREVLEGRNRREGGVTAHPYGLYLVQVEYPEVFALPQRYIGPHFLTGYEALAD; the protein is encoded by the coding sequence GGCGGCCGAAGGTTACTCCCGCATCGCCCTGGGCGTGGAATACAAAGGCTCGCGCTACCGTGGCTGGCAGCGCCAGGCCAGTGGTGTGCCAAGCGTCCAGCAGGCACTGGAGCAGGCGCTGTCGACGGTGGCCAACGAGCCGATCTCGGTGATCTGTGCCGGTCGCACCGACGCCGGCGTCCATGGCTGCGGCCAGATCGTTCACTTCGACACCCGGGCGGTGCGCGATGAGCGAGCCTGGACCATGGGCACCAACTTCAATCTGCCCAACGACATCAGCGTCACTTGGGCGCGTCCGATGCCAGCGGATTTCCATGCCCGTTTCAAGGCCATGGCGCGGCGCTATCGTTATGTCATCTACAACGACCCGATCCGCCCCGCGCATTTGGCCGAGGAGGTCACCTGGAACCACAGGCCGCTGGACGTCGAGCGTATGGCCGAGGCGGCCCAGTTCCTGCTCGGGACCCATGATTTCAGCGCGTTCCGTGCCAGCCAGTGTCAGGCCAAGTCGCCGATCAAGCATATCTACCACCTGCGCGTCACCCGCCACGGCAAGATGATCGTCCTGGACGTTCGCGCCACCGCGTTCCTTCATCACATGGTGCGCAACATCGCCGGTGTGCTGATGACCATCGGTGCAGGCGAACGCCCGGTGACATGGGCACGCGAAGTGCTGGAAGGGCGCAATCGTCGCGAAGGCGGCGTCACCGCCCACCCCTACGGCCTATACCTGGTGCAGGTGGAGTACCCCGAGGTCTTCGCCTTGCCGCAACGTTACATCGGTCCACACTTTCTCACCGGTTACGAAGCGCTGGCAGACTGA